Below is a window of Deinococcus sonorensis KR-87 DNA.
GCCGCCCGCCCTGAGCACCTCGGCCGTCTGGGCAGCGCCATCCAGTCCGTTGATGTCCGGGCTTGTGGGCAGGAGCACGAGGTCGCTGGTCTGGGCATATTCGATCAGCTTGCCGTTCTCCACACCACCTTCGGTATCGAGCACCACGGCGTCATACATGCTGACGCCCCGGGCCAGCGCGGTAATAGGAATGACCGGGTACGGGAGGTGTCCGCCTCTGGCCCAGGCGGTGGCTGTGCGGATCCGGTCTCCGTCTGCCAGAACGACACGCTGGCCAGCCAGTGCCAGATGGGCGGCCAAGTGAACGGCAGAGGTGGTCTTCCCCACTCCCCCTTTAAGACTGGCCACGCTGATCACCAGTGGCCCCGTAGTTGGCGTGCTCATCGGAGCAACGATACTACATGTGTACAAAAATGTAAATTAAAACATTTGCACACATGTGTACAATTTTGACTGATTACATACCCACAAAGGTGTACACCCAGTATCCTCAAATCGTAACGCCGCCATCACACCTACCCTTCACTTGAGGATGGAGTCACGGCAGGCTCACCTGGGCTGCTTAGCCTCGGTGCAGCCGCGTGCCGATCTGGGCACGCTGGGGAGGGTACATGAAAGCAGTGGTCTGGCAGGCTGTAGGAGATATTCGACTTCAGGACGTTCCGGAACCCGAGCTGCAGGAGCCGACCGACGCCATCGTGCGGCTGACGGCCAGCGCCATCTGCGGCACCGACCTGCATTTCATCCGGGGCACCATGAGCGACATGGTGCCGGGCACCATCCTTGGGCACGAGGGTGTGGGGGTGGTGGAGAAAGTGGGAAGCGAGGTGCGGAATTTCCAGCCGGGCGACCGGGTGGTCATTCCGTCCACCATCTCCTGCGGTGTCTGTCTGCCTTGCCGTGAGGGCAACACCGCACAGTGCGACAATGCCAATCCGAATGGACCGACCGCCGGCACCGCGTTCTACGGCGGCCCCAAGGACTCAGGCCCCTTCAACGGGCTGCAGGCGGAAAAGGCGCGCATTGCCTACGCCCACAGCAGCCTGGTGCGCTTGCCCGACACCGTCAGTGACGACCAGGCGCTCCTCCTGTCTGACATCTTTCCGACCGCGTACTTTGGCGCTGATCTGGCCGGTGTGCGCGTGGGCAGCAGCGTGGCCATCTTCGGGTGCGGCCCGGTGGGGCAGTTCGCGATCATCAGCGCGCGGCTGATGGGGGCGACCCGCATCATTGCGGTGGACCGGGTGCCGGACCGGCTGGAGATGGCTCGGCAGAACGGAGCCGAGGTCATCAACTTCGAGGAAGAGGATCCGGTTGCCGTGATTCAGCAGCTCACAGACAAGCACGGCGTGGACTGCGTCATCGATGTGGTGGGGGTGGACGCCCAGCACGCCCATACCGGCCCGGCAAAACCGGATGCCGAGGAGGAGCAGCAGGATCAGGAGACGGTCCAGAAGACTGCCCCGGACGCCGATCCGCATGACGGTCATTGGGTTCCGGGCGACGCCCCGACTCAGGTGCTTCAGTGGAGCCTGGAAGTGGTCAAGAAGGGCGGCCAGATTGGCATTATCGGGGTGTACCCTCCCAACCTGAACACCTACCCGATCGGGAAGGCCATGAACAAGAACGTGACCCTGCGGATGGGCAACTGCAACCACCGCGCGTACATCCCGCGCCTGGTGGATCTTGTGGCCTCAGGTGTGGTGGATCCGACCCGCGTGCTGACCCGGCAGGAACCGCTGACGGACGTGATCTCGGCGTACGAGGCGTTTGATCAGCGTCAGCCGGGCTGGATCAAGGTCGAACTCGAGCCTGCTCAGTAACGAGTGAAGTGTGTACAGCCCCGCGTGTACACGGGGCTGTTTCATCGTGTACAAATTTACAAACATGTACACATATTCGCATGTTTGTCCTTAACAGATCTGCACCACGTCCAGTTCCAGCAGAGCTCCGAGCTTCTGCAGGTGACTGGCCAGGTGCCCCACGCCGATGGCACAGTGGTGCGCCGGTCCCCGGGCATTCCAGTCCTCGACGAATTTCCGTGCGCCGGTCGGAAAGCGGTAGCGGCTGTTGGTATTGCCGATCTCCAGCGTCGGACCTGGGACGCTCTCGCCCTCAGCCACCAGGAGCCGCACCTGGCTGGCCCGCTCCACCACCGAGAGCAGGGTGACCGGACCGTGCTGCACACTCATCTCCACGCTCAGCC
It encodes the following:
- a CDS encoding ParA family protein; translated protein: MSTPTTGPLVISVASLKGGVGKTTSAVHLAAHLALAGQRVVLADGDRIRTATAWARGGHLPYPVIPITALARGVSMYDAVVLDTEGGVENGKLIEYAQTSDLVLLPTSPDINGLDGAAQTAEVLRAGGIDTARYTALLTMVRPGGMKDLNARKGLSELGVPVMRASIRISEAFRDASNAALLVRDIRGDVAQRCWRDYQTATTELISRIAGGSA
- a CDS encoding zinc-dependent alcohol dehydrogenase is translated as MKAVVWQAVGDIRLQDVPEPELQEPTDAIVRLTASAICGTDLHFIRGTMSDMVPGTILGHEGVGVVEKVGSEVRNFQPGDRVVIPSTISCGVCLPCREGNTAQCDNANPNGPTAGTAFYGGPKDSGPFNGLQAEKARIAYAHSSLVRLPDTVSDDQALLLSDIFPTAYFGADLAGVRVGSSVAIFGCGPVGQFAIISARLMGATRIIAVDRVPDRLEMARQNGAEVINFEEEDPVAVIQQLTDKHGVDCVIDVVGVDAQHAHTGPAKPDAEEEQQDQETVQKTAPDADPHDGHWVPGDAPTQVLQWSLEVVKKGGQIGIIGVYPPNLNTYPIGKAMNKNVTLRMGNCNHRAYIPRLVDLVASGVVDPTRVLTRQEPLTDVISAYEAFDQRQPGWIKVELEPAQ